Proteins encoded together in one Eriocheir sinensis breed Jianghai 21 chromosome 41, ASM2467909v1, whole genome shotgun sequence window:
- the LOC127009531 gene encoding serine-rich adhesin for platelets-like isoform X15, whose protein sequence is MDNSMDRHLNTSNRKLLQNFREVMEPKDTPSPVRYQAAAMKKRPPKGSLNRSKQKSRPSIGSRGGENLRTEVLHRRSEQSFMDQTLNVSVIQGINQTYANIAAPDSSESSFNSSIDLEKGARFRKQKKGKLETAPLPAEMKMTRPALKKKKKVAQSSSTSKEAGPRQKFITHNTVAQDTQDVEAQDKSKGFSTEAGIAKKTQSMPPEATSPQGAEHSLRTSANMDVSSISASSRRSDATYDFTADYDETLPNILDTKRKFRSKLSSRKLNLPSLIEALQAKQSSASPVTVSDILDTLNAPEVQVSSPDKGSQEPLEASDEESNESHSPATSGDDEAILPPLSFRDDEANRSTILRDTFFSDVDNTSRIRLHLEETDGDMNQNPLPKTPAPPEDEDMIVDLQKSASAAQGNGMSQVIDASPIKTPPRPSLGPITEVTPTKSSSSDMAQVNDPATSTGSPAQSSLKESKGQSIDDSSPRSLEDVGQVTDANTIRTPIRSSPRRSVGQASANKLSRSVGQVADAITTPIRSSPRRSVGQTSASKLSRSMGQVTDVITTPIRSSPRRSVGQVTDVITTPIRSSPRRSVGQASASRLSKNLGQVTDVIATPIRSSPRRSVGQVSASKSSRRSVGQVSASKSSRRSVGQVTDVTTTKTPTRSSPRKIVGQASANKSSRRSVGQVTDVTTKTPTRSLPRKIVGHASASKSSRRSVGWVTDVTATKTPTRSSLSGSVGHVTDATTTRTPIRSSPRGNMGQASASKSSQRSVGQVTDVTTTKTPTRSSLSGSVGQVTDATTTRTLTRSSLSGSVGQVTDVTTTKAPTESSPSGSVGQVTDVTTTKTPTRISPRQGLKRNLGSVLVSPQKGSVEDNTVMDVSLGRSRNAEARHRDTTPIISEATPAEEGDESEEEENPKKRTRTSQSLPEDDEHSSFSDFENEYSLIPITARTPPRYRRDIHEGYEVRDEEVETSPLTIEASPPPPPPPETPIKEQPSTSASTAKVRQMTMREFLEQLKKKPVQPPLTRPTPLLPSLLGTAPSSSQLKPRGRPKGKTRRKKQLPASVSKRLTKEIFTQFAKCRVSKRALDEVVKITEIFWENLVDDVCAMQTTKKHPTKSIQPEDVEKLMKRQGLITSKESLEVLVEQLLPMEMWSFFKTFPEPAHNPFPSFTGPFYET, encoded by the exons ATGGACAACTCAATGGACCGCCACTTGAACACCTCAAATCGCAAGCTCCTACAGAACTTCAGGGAGGTAATGGAGCCAAAGGACACTCCTTCTCCCGTAAGATATCAGGCAGCTGCAATGAAGAAAAGACCTCCTAAGGGGAGCTTGAACAGGAGCAAGCAGAAGAGCAGACCATCTATAGGTAGCAGAG GTGGAGAAAACCTGCGTACTGAAGTCCTTCATCGCCGGTCAGAGCAATCTTTCATGGACCAAACCCTCAATGTCAGTGTTATACAAGGCATCAACCAGACTTACGCCAACATTGCAGCTCCAGACAGCAGCGAATCCTCTTTTAACTCAAGCATTGATTTGGAAAAAGGAGCAAGGTTTCgcaaacagaaaaagggaaaactggAGACTGCACCTCTTCCTGCTGAGATGAAGATGACCAGACCTGccttgaaaaagaaaaagaaagttgctCAGTCATCTAGTACCAGCAAGGAGGCAGGGCCTAGGCAGAAGTTTATCACCCATAACACTGTAGCTCAAGATACACAGGATGTTGAGGCACAGGATAAATCTAAAGGGTTCTCCACTGAGGCAGGTATAGCAAAGAAGACACAGTCCATGCCACCAGAAGCTACATCTCCACAAGGAGCTGAGCATTCACTACGTACATCTGCCAATATGGATGTTTCCTCCATAAGTGCCTCATCCAGAAGATCTGATGCAACATATGATTTTACAGCTGATTATGATGAGACACTTCCAAACATATTGGACACGAAGAGGAAGTTTCGTAGCAAGCTTTCTTCACGTAAACTAAACTTGCCCTCTCTTATTGAAGCCTTGCAAGCAAAACAATCATCTGCTAGTCCAGTAACTGTTTCTGATATCTTAGACACATTGAATGCTCCAGAGGTGCAGGTATCTTCCCCAGACAAGGGATCTCAAGAACCCCTGGAAGCTTCAGATGAGGAATCAAATGAGTCACACAGCCCAGCCACAAGTGGTGACGATGAAGCCATTCTTCCACCGCTGAGCTTCAGGGATGATGAGGCAAACAGATCCACAATTTTGCGTGACACATTTTTCTCAGATGTTGATAACACTTCAAGGATAAGGTTGCACCTTGAAGAAACTGATGGTGACATGAATCAGAATCCACTACCCAAAACACCGGCCCCACCGGAGGATGAAGACATGATAGTGGATCTACAGAAAAGTGCATCAGCAGCCCAGGGCAATGGCATGAGCCAGGTTATTGATGCCAGCCCCATCAAAACACCCCCTAGGCCAAGTCTGGGTCCGATCACTGAGGTCACGCCCACCAAGTCGTCATCCAGTGATATGGCTCAGGTCAACGATCCTGCTACCAGCACAGGCTCACCCGCACAGTCATcactgaaagaaagtaaaggtcaGTCCATCGATGACTCCTCACCCAGAAGTTTAGAAGATGTGGGTCAGGTCACTGATGCCAACACCATAAGAACACCCATCAGGTCATCACCAAGAAGAAGTGTGGGTCAGGCGAGTGCCAATAAGTTATCAAGAAGTGTGGGTCAGGTCGCAGAtgccatcaccacccccatcaggTCATCACCAAGGAGAAGTGTGGGTCAGACCAGTGCCAGTAAATTATCAAGAAGTATGGGTCAGGTCACTGATGTCATCACCACTCCCATCAGGTCATCACCAAGGAGAAGTGTGGGTCAGGTCACAGAtgtcatcaccacccccatcaggTCATCACCAAGGAGAAGCGTGGGTCAGGCCAGTGCCAGTAGGTTATCAAAAAATCTGGGTCAGGTCACTGATGTCATTGCCACCCCCATCAGGTCATCACCAAGGAGAAGTGTGGGTCAGGTCAGTGCCAGTAAGTCATCACGAAGAAGTGTGGGTCAGGTCAGTGCCAGTAAGTCATCACGAAGAAGTGTGGGTCAG GTCACTGATGTCACCACAACCAAAACACCCACCAGGTCATCACCAAGGAAAATTGTGGGTCAGGCCAGTGCCAATAAGTCATCACGAAGAAGTGTGGGTCAGGTCACTGATGTCACCACTAAAACACCCACAAGGTCATTACCAAGGAAAATTGTGGGTCATGCCAGTGCCAGTAAGTCATCACGAAGAAGTGTGGGTTGGGTCACTGATGTCACCGCCACCAAAACACCCACCAGGTCATCATTGAGTGGAAGTGTGGGTCATGTCACAgatgccaccaccaccagaacaccCATCAGGTCATCACCAAGGGGAAACATGGGTCAGGCCAGTGCTAGTAAGTCATCACAGAGAAGTGTGGGTCAGGTCACTgatgtcaccaccaccaaaacacccACCAGGTCATCATTGAGTGGAAGTGTGGGTCAGGTCACAgatgccaccaccaccagaacactCACCAGGTCATCATTGAGTGGAAGTGTGGGCCAGGTCACTGatgtcaccaccaccaaagcaCCCACTGAGTCATCACCAAGTGGAAGTGTGGGCCAGGTCACagacgtcaccaccaccaagacaccCACCAGGATATCACCAAGGCAGGGTTTAAAAAGGAACTTAGGCTCAGTGCTGGTGAGTCCTCAGAAGGGGAGTGTAGAAGACAACACAGTCATGGATGTCTCTTTAGGAAGAAGTAGAAATGCTGAGGCAAGGCATAGGGATACCACACCCATAATATCTGAAGCAACTCCTGCTGAGGAAGGTGATGAgtctgaggaagaggaaaacccaaagaaaagaacaagaaccagtcAATCTTTGCCTGAGGATGATGAACATTCTTCATTTTCTGACTTTGAAAATGAATACTCCCTGATTCCAATAACTGCAAGAACACCACCTAGATATAGGAGGGATATTCATGAGGGATATGAAGTGAGAGATGAAGAGGTGGAAACATCACCCCTCACCATAGaggcctcacctcctcctcctcctcctccagaaactccaataaaagaacaACCTTCAACTTCTGCTTCTACCGCCAAAGTAAGACAAATGACTATGAGAGAGTTTCTGGAACAACTGAAGAAAAAGCCAGTGCAGCCACCTCTCACCAGACCCACCCCATTGCTGCCCTCCCTTCTTGGCACAGCTCCCAGCTCCAGCCAACTCAAACCCCGTGGTAGGCCAAAGGGGAAAACAAGACGTAAGAAGCAGCTGCCAGCCAGTGTTTCCAAGCGCCTCACCAAGGAGATATTCACTCAATTTGCCAAGTGCAGAGTATCTAAACGTGCCTTGGATGAGGTGGTGAAAATTACAGAAATCTTCTGGGAAAACTTAGTTGATGACGTGTGCGCCATGCAAACTACCAAAAAGCATCCAACAAAGTCAATCCAGCCCGAGGATGTGGAAAAGTTGATGAAGCGACAAGGCTTGATAACATCCAAGGAGAGCCTTGAGGTTTTGGTGGAACAGTTGCTTCCCATGGAAATGTGGAGTTTCTTTAAGACTTTCCCTGAGCCTGCCCATAATCCATTTCCCTCTTTCACCGGCCCATTTTATGAGACTTAA
- the LOC127009531 gene encoding mucin-5AC-like isoform X6, with product MDNSMDRHLNTSNRKLLQNFREVMEPKDTPSPVRYQAAAMKKRPPKGSLNRSKQKSRPSIGSRGGENLRTEVLHRRSEQSFMDQTLNVSVIQGINQTYANIAAPDSSESSFNSSIDLEKGARFRKQKKGKLETAPLPAEMKMTRPALKKKKKVAQSSSTSKEAGPRQKFITHNTVAQDTQDVEAQDKSKGFSTEAGIAKKTQSMPPEATSPQGAEHSLRTSANMDVSSISASSRRSDATYDFTADYDETLPNILDTKRKFRSKLSSRKLNLPSLIEALQAKQSSASPVTVSDILDTLNAPEVQVSSPDKGSQEPLEASDEESNESHSPATSGDDEAILPPLSFRDDEANRSTILRDTFFSDVDNTSRIRLHLEETDGDMNQNPLPKTPAPPEDEDMIVDLQKSASAAQGNGMSQVIDASPIKTPPRPSLGPITEVTPTKSSSSDMAQVNDPATSTGSPAQSSLKESKGQSIDDSSPRSLEDVGQVTDANTIRTPIRSSPRRSVGQASANKLSRSVGQVADAITTPIRSSPRRSVGQTSASKLSRSMGQVTDVITTPIRSSPRRSVGQVTDVITTPIRSSPRRSVGQASASRLSKNLGQVTDVIATPIRSSPRRSVGQVSASKSSRRSVGQVTDVTTTKIPIRSSPSRSVGQASASKPSPRSVGQVTDVTTTKTPTRSSPSRSVGQVTDVTTTKTPTRSSPSRSVGQVSASKSSQRSVGQVTDVTTTKTPTRSSLSESVGQVTNVTTTKTPIRSSPSRSVGQVTDVTTTKTPTRSSPRKIVGQASANKSSRRSVGQVTDVTTKTPTRSLPRKIVGHASASKSSRRSVGWVTDVTATKTPTRSSLSGSVGHVTDATTTRTPIRSSPRGNMGQASASKSSQRSVGQVTDVTTTKTPTRSSLSGSVGQVTDATTTRTLTRSSLSGSVGQVTDVTTTKAPTESSPSGSVGQVTDVTTTKTPTRISPRQGLKRNLGSVLVSPQKGSVEDNTVMDVSLGRSRNAEARHRDTTPIISEATPAEEGDESEEEENPKKRTRTSQSLPEDDEHSSFSDFENEYSLIPITARTPPRYRRDIHEGYEVRDEEVETSPLTIEASPPPPPPPETPIKEQPSTSASTAKVRQMTMREFLEQLKKKPVQPPLTRPTPLLPSLLGTAPSSSQLKPRGRPKGKTRRKKQLPASVSKRLTKEIFTQFAKCRVSKRALDEVVKITEIFWENLVDDVCAMQTTKKHPTKSIQPEDVEKLMKRQGLITSKESLEVLVEQLLPMEMWSFFKTFPEPAHNPFPSFTGPFYET from the exons ATGGACAACTCAATGGACCGCCACTTGAACACCTCAAATCGCAAGCTCCTACAGAACTTCAGGGAGGTAATGGAGCCAAAGGACACTCCTTCTCCCGTAAGATATCAGGCAGCTGCAATGAAGAAAAGACCTCCTAAGGGGAGCTTGAACAGGAGCAAGCAGAAGAGCAGACCATCTATAGGTAGCAGAG GTGGAGAAAACCTGCGTACTGAAGTCCTTCATCGCCGGTCAGAGCAATCTTTCATGGACCAAACCCTCAATGTCAGTGTTATACAAGGCATCAACCAGACTTACGCCAACATTGCAGCTCCAGACAGCAGCGAATCCTCTTTTAACTCAAGCATTGATTTGGAAAAAGGAGCAAGGTTTCgcaaacagaaaaagggaaaactggAGACTGCACCTCTTCCTGCTGAGATGAAGATGACCAGACCTGccttgaaaaagaaaaagaaagttgctCAGTCATCTAGTACCAGCAAGGAGGCAGGGCCTAGGCAGAAGTTTATCACCCATAACACTGTAGCTCAAGATACACAGGATGTTGAGGCACAGGATAAATCTAAAGGGTTCTCCACTGAGGCAGGTATAGCAAAGAAGACACAGTCCATGCCACCAGAAGCTACATCTCCACAAGGAGCTGAGCATTCACTACGTACATCTGCCAATATGGATGTTTCCTCCATAAGTGCCTCATCCAGAAGATCTGATGCAACATATGATTTTACAGCTGATTATGATGAGACACTTCCAAACATATTGGACACGAAGAGGAAGTTTCGTAGCAAGCTTTCTTCACGTAAACTAAACTTGCCCTCTCTTATTGAAGCCTTGCAAGCAAAACAATCATCTGCTAGTCCAGTAACTGTTTCTGATATCTTAGACACATTGAATGCTCCAGAGGTGCAGGTATCTTCCCCAGACAAGGGATCTCAAGAACCCCTGGAAGCTTCAGATGAGGAATCAAATGAGTCACACAGCCCAGCCACAAGTGGTGACGATGAAGCCATTCTTCCACCGCTGAGCTTCAGGGATGATGAGGCAAACAGATCCACAATTTTGCGTGACACATTTTTCTCAGATGTTGATAACACTTCAAGGATAAGGTTGCACCTTGAAGAAACTGATGGTGACATGAATCAGAATCCACTACCCAAAACACCGGCCCCACCGGAGGATGAAGACATGATAGTGGATCTACAGAAAAGTGCATCAGCAGCCCAGGGCAATGGCATGAGCCAGGTTATTGATGCCAGCCCCATCAAAACACCCCCTAGGCCAAGTCTGGGTCCGATCACTGAGGTCACGCCCACCAAGTCGTCATCCAGTGATATGGCTCAGGTCAACGATCCTGCTACCAGCACAGGCTCACCCGCACAGTCATcactgaaagaaagtaaaggtcaGTCCATCGATGACTCCTCACCCAGAAGTTTAGAAGATGTGGGTCAGGTCACTGATGCCAACACCATAAGAACACCCATCAGGTCATCACCAAGAAGAAGTGTGGGTCAGGCGAGTGCCAATAAGTTATCAAGAAGTGTGGGTCAGGTCGCAGAtgccatcaccacccccatcaggTCATCACCAAGGAGAAGTGTGGGTCAGACCAGTGCCAGTAAATTATCAAGAAGTATGGGTCAGGTCACTGATGTCATCACCACTCCCATCAGGTCATCACCAAGGAGAAGTGTGGGTCAGGTCACAGAtgtcatcaccacccccatcaggTCATCACCAAGGAGAAGCGTGGGTCAGGCCAGTGCCAGTAGGTTATCAAAAAATCTGGGTCAGGTCACTGATGTCATTGCCACCCCCATCAGGTCATCACCAAGGAGAAGTGTGGGTCAG GTCAGTGCCAGTAAGTCATCACGAAGAAGTGTGGGTCAGGTCACTgatgtcaccaccaccaaaataccCATCAGGTCATCACCAAGTAGAAGTGTGGGTCAGGCCAGTGCCAGTAAGCCATCACCAAGAAGTGTGGGTCAGGTCACTgatgtcaccaccaccaaaacacccACCAGGTCATCACCAAGTAGAAGTGTGGGTCAGGTCACTgatgtcaccaccaccaaaacacccACCAGGTCATCACCAAGTAGAAGTGTGGGTCAGGTCAGTGCTAGTAAGTCATCACAGAGAAGTGTGGGTCAGGTCACTGATGTCACAACTACCAAAACACCCACCAGGTCATCACTGAGTGAAAGTGTGGGTCAGGTCACAAATGTCACCACCACTAAAACACCCATCAGGTCATCACCAAGTAGAAGTGTGGGTCAGGTCACTGATGTCACCACAACCAAAACACCCACCAGGTCATCACCAAGGAAAATTGTGGGTCAGGCCAGTGCCAATAAGTCATCACGAAGAAGTGTGGGTCAGGTCACTGATGTCACCACTAAAACACCCACAAGGTCATTACCAAGGAAAATTGTGGGTCATGCCAGTGCCAGTAAGTCATCACGAAGAAGTGTGGGTTGGGTCACTGATGTCACCGCCACCAAAACACCCACCAGGTCATCATTGAGTGGAAGTGTGGGTCATGTCACAgatgccaccaccaccagaacaccCATCAGGTCATCACCAAGGGGAAACATGGGTCAGGCCAGTGCTAGTAAGTCATCACAGAGAAGTGTGGGTCAGGTCACTgatgtcaccaccaccaaaacacccACCAGGTCATCATTGAGTGGAAGTGTGGGTCAGGTCACAgatgccaccaccaccagaacactCACCAGGTCATCATTGAGTGGAAGTGTGGGCCAGGTCACTGatgtcaccaccaccaaagcaCCCACTGAGTCATCACCAAGTGGAAGTGTGGGCCAGGTCACagacgtcaccaccaccaagacaccCACCAGGATATCACCAAGGCAGGGTTTAAAAAGGAACTTAGGCTCAGTGCTGGTGAGTCCTCAGAAGGGGAGTGTAGAAGACAACACAGTCATGGATGTCTCTTTAGGAAGAAGTAGAAATGCTGAGGCAAGGCATAGGGATACCACACCCATAATATCTGAAGCAACTCCTGCTGAGGAAGGTGATGAgtctgaggaagaggaaaacccaaagaaaagaacaagaaccagtcAATCTTTGCCTGAGGATGATGAACATTCTTCATTTTCTGACTTTGAAAATGAATACTCCCTGATTCCAATAACTGCAAGAACACCACCTAGATATAGGAGGGATATTCATGAGGGATATGAAGTGAGAGATGAAGAGGTGGAAACATCACCCCTCACCATAGaggcctcacctcctcctcctcctcctccagaaactccaataaaagaacaACCTTCAACTTCTGCTTCTACCGCCAAAGTAAGACAAATGACTATGAGAGAGTTTCTGGAACAACTGAAGAAAAAGCCAGTGCAGCCACCTCTCACCAGACCCACCCCATTGCTGCCCTCCCTTCTTGGCACAGCTCCCAGCTCCAGCCAACTCAAACCCCGTGGTAGGCCAAAGGGGAAAACAAGACGTAAGAAGCAGCTGCCAGCCAGTGTTTCCAAGCGCCTCACCAAGGAGATATTCACTCAATTTGCCAAGTGCAGAGTATCTAAACGTGCCTTGGATGAGGTGGTGAAAATTACAGAAATCTTCTGGGAAAACTTAGTTGATGACGTGTGCGCCATGCAAACTACCAAAAAGCATCCAACAAAGTCAATCCAGCCCGAGGATGTGGAAAAGTTGATGAAGCGACAAGGCTTGATAACATCCAAGGAGAGCCTTGAGGTTTTGGTGGAACAGTTGCTTCCCATGGAAATGTGGAGTTTCTTTAAGACTTTCCCTGAGCCTGCCCATAATCCATTTCCCTCTTTCACCGGCCCATTTTATGAGACTTAA